The following are from one region of the Paenibacillus bovis genome:
- the yfmF gene encoding EF-P 5-aminopentanol modification-associated protein YfmF, with product MNTTGFERGEVNGIRVHVMPTTRFKTFAVSLYMGVPLAEDTVTPTALIPFILRRGTETYPETTSFREALENMYGAGFGFDVYKKGDYQMVQLRMDTINDSFVASDEPLLARSLAFLGETVTRPVLENNRFRDKYVQAERENVRKRMEAVIDDKIRYAAERCIQEMCKDEPYRLSALGKMDILAQLDGASIYEQYQQWLSNSSMDLYIVGDTTLEEVMQLVSRHFQVNRSAPVMYTPAVPRPAASEVRQVVEEMAVSQGKLNMGLRTPITYSDERYAAALVANGVLGGFPHSKLFMNVREKESLAYYVGSRFDPYKGITTIQSGIELQNFDKALEIIRQQLANLQAGEISESEISQTKALIRNDLLESRDSAYQMIAYDFNGLFSDKERSVDELLTAIEHITADEIQAASSVLQLDTIYFLTGQKEA from the coding sequence TTGAATACTACAGGATTTGAACGCGGTGAAGTGAATGGAATCCGTGTGCATGTCATGCCGACAACACGCTTTAAAACATTTGCGGTTTCCCTCTATATGGGCGTACCGCTTGCAGAAGATACTGTAACACCTACAGCGCTGATTCCGTTCATTTTGCGCAGAGGGACAGAGACCTATCCAGAGACAACCAGCTTCCGTGAAGCGCTGGAGAATATGTATGGAGCCGGCTTTGGATTTGATGTATATAAAAAAGGCGATTACCAGATGGTACAGCTGCGGATGGATACAATCAATGATTCGTTTGTTGCGTCGGACGAACCGCTGCTGGCGCGTTCACTTGCTTTCCTGGGAGAGACAGTTACACGTCCCGTACTGGAAAATAATCGTTTCCGCGACAAGTATGTACAGGCTGAACGCGAAAATGTACGCAAGCGTATGGAAGCGGTCATTGATGACAAAATCCGTTATGCAGCAGAGCGCTGTATTCAGGAGATGTGCAAGGACGAACCGTATCGTCTAAGCGCGCTCGGCAAAATGGACATACTGGCTCAGCTGGATGGTGCGAGCATTTATGAACAATACCAGCAATGGCTCTCCAACAGCAGCATGGATTTGTATATTGTAGGGGATACTACACTGGAAGAAGTGATGCAGCTGGTTAGTCGTCACTTCCAGGTGAACCGTTCTGCTCCGGTTATGTACACACCGGCAGTACCACGTCCCGCTGCTTCTGAAGTACGGCAGGTCGTAGAGGAAATGGCAGTAAGTCAGGGCAAACTGAATATGGGTCTGCGTACACCGATTACGTATAGTGATGAGCGTTATGCAGCTGCGCTCGTAGCAAATGGAGTACTCGGAGGATTTCCTCATTCCAAGCTGTTTATGAATGTACGTGAAAAGGAAAGTCTGGCTTATTATGTCGGTTCACGATTTGATCCGTACAAAGGCATTACGACTATTCAATCAGGCATCGAATTACAGAATTTTGATAAAGCGCTGGAAATTATTCGTCAGCAGCTTGCCAATCTGCAAGCCGGGGAAATTAGCGAATCCGAGATTTCGCAGACCAAGGCACTGATCCGCAATGATCTGCTGGAATCCAGAGACTCGGCATACCAGATGATCGCCTATGACTTTAATGGACTGTTTTCCGATAAAGAACGCAGCGTAGATGAATTGCTGACAGCGATTGAGCATATTACTGCAGACGAGATTCAGGCGGCTTCCAGCGTACTCCAGCTGGATACCATTTACTTTTTGACAGGGCAGAAGGAGGCGTGA
- a CDS encoding DNA translocase FtsK 4TM domain-containing protein, giving the protein MAKTKTADKPKTTQKSTRKSPPSTARKTTKATQTTRRKTTSRKRKSKAPALSLLKYEIYGIILITISVIALSRQAAVGHFLYYITSFILGKMYFVLPLAGAYIGLMTMLRQRWAQGWNSRWSGLVMLVCTLTLWSVLIYVPADQLISLPARQAAGGYIGAVQMWLFMMLFGVIGTKLIAGVMLVISLMLITQLSVVDLLERIRMYGAKAGTAVQSQWNASREALAEQRRERELAAEEAELDVYDETEEEYEEDEGHSAKRKGLFTWGRKPTPESEPVETDESVYGNVPDHLKETIKAYTTAERRDKTATASPIKEARQATSVQDEEDLWDNVQTEPELESASPELEKPLIIRDFFEQIRSERSGDQPEDHGTESLSSSSEFNPDYSLDHSAALPDSAALSADMGAASFPNSRVASGTDLNDQGTAEGLMAEAKEQTENGTVENRDSEAQEVIPVPAPPPPKPYKLPPFQLLAMPKNIASASDQNDYMVIARKLETTLESFGVRAKVLEVVRGPAVTRYEIQPDVGVKVSRIVGLTDDIALALAAKDIRMEAPIPGKSAIGIEVPNSEVSMVTMREVMETQIFKESEAKLSIAFGRDIAGQTIVGNLAKMPHLLVAGATGSGKSVCINGIITSILYKAKPDEVKFLMVDPKMVELNIYNGIPHLLAPVVTDPRRASLALKKIVVEMEKRYDLFSKSGTRNMEGYNNLMKDNPDAILPYIVVIVDELADLMMVAAGDVEDAIARLAQMARAAGIHLIIATQRPSVDVITGVIKANIPSRIAFGVSSQIDSRTILDMGGAEKLLGRGDMLFMPVGSSKPVRVQGAFMSDQEVETIVEYCRSQGEAQYNDDIVPEIDDTAAAMDEQKDELYDQAMQIVIEAKQASVSLLQRRMRVGYTRAARLIDSLEAHGVVGPYEGSKPREVLISPEQYHQINTGS; this is encoded by the coding sequence GTGGCTAAGACCAAAACGGCCGACAAACCCAAAACAACACAAAAATCAACTCGCAAATCGCCGCCATCCACTGCGCGCAAAACAACAAAAGCTACGCAGACGACAAGGCGCAAAACAACCAGCCGTAAACGTAAATCCAAGGCTCCAGCATTGAGCCTGTTAAAATATGAAATTTACGGAATTATTCTGATTACCATATCGGTTATCGCTTTATCCCGGCAGGCTGCTGTTGGACATTTTCTTTATTACATAACGTCATTTATTCTGGGCAAAATGTACTTTGTACTTCCTCTCGCAGGAGCCTATATTGGATTAATGACCATGCTGCGACAGCGCTGGGCACAAGGATGGAACAGTCGCTGGAGTGGTCTGGTTATGCTGGTATGTACATTGACACTGTGGAGTGTACTTATTTATGTTCCGGCCGATCAGCTGATCTCGCTGCCTGCCAGACAGGCGGCTGGAGGATATATTGGTGCAGTGCAAATGTGGCTGTTCATGATGCTGTTTGGCGTGATTGGTACCAAATTAATCGCAGGGGTTATGCTGGTAATCAGCCTCATGTTGATTACACAGCTGTCTGTGGTCGATTTGCTGGAACGAATCCGTATGTACGGAGCCAAAGCAGGAACAGCTGTACAATCGCAATGGAACGCTTCTCGTGAAGCCCTTGCCGAACAGCGACGTGAACGCGAGCTGGCTGCAGAAGAAGCAGAGCTGGATGTATATGATGAAACGGAAGAAGAATATGAAGAGGATGAAGGTCATTCTGCGAAAAGAAAAGGATTATTCACCTGGGGACGCAAACCAACTCCTGAATCCGAACCTGTCGAAACCGATGAATCGGTCTATGGAAATGTACCTGATCATCTAAAAGAAACCATTAAGGCATATACTACGGCTGAACGCAGGGATAAGACAGCAACAGCCTCCCCAATAAAAGAAGCACGACAGGCTACTTCTGTACAGGATGAAGAGGATTTGTGGGATAATGTGCAGACAGAGCCCGAATTGGAATCCGCTTCTCCCGAGCTGGAGAAGCCGCTGATTATCAGGGACTTCTTTGAGCAAATTCGTTCCGAGCGTTCTGGAGATCAGCCGGAAGATCATGGGACAGAATCTCTGTCTTCATCAAGCGAATTCAATCCAGATTATAGTCTTGATCATTCTGCAGCCTTGCCGGATTCGGCTGCACTGTCAGCAGATATGGGAGCAGCCAGTTTTCCGAACAGCAGGGTAGCTTCCGGGACAGATTTGAATGATCAGGGTACCGCTGAAGGACTCATGGCTGAAGCTAAGGAACAAACAGAAAATGGTACCGTGGAAAATAGGGATTCGGAAGCACAAGAAGTAATACCTGTTCCTGCACCGCCACCACCGAAACCTTATAAATTGCCGCCATTCCAGCTGCTTGCTATGCCCAAAAATATTGCCAGTGCCAGTGATCAGAATGATTATATGGTGATCGCTCGCAAGTTGGAGACTACACTGGAGAGCTTTGGCGTAAGGGCAAAAGTGCTGGAAGTTGTCCGTGGACCTGCGGTTACACGTTATGAGATTCAACCGGATGTAGGCGTCAAGGTAAGCCGGATTGTAGGTCTGACAGATGATATTGCACTGGCTCTGGCAGCCAAGGATATCCGTATGGAAGCGCCAATTCCGGGCAAATCCGCTATTGGTATTGAAGTGCCGAATAGCGAAGTCTCCATGGTCACCATGCGTGAAGTCATGGAGACCCAGATTTTCAAGGAATCCGAAGCCAAACTGTCGATTGCTTTTGGACGGGATATCGCTGGACAGACGATTGTCGGTAATCTGGCTAAAATGCCCCATCTACTGGTAGCTGGAGCGACAGGATCAGGTAAATCGGTATGTATTAACGGTATTATCACGAGCATTCTTTACAAAGCCAAGCCGGATGAAGTGAAGTTCCTGATGGTCGATCCCAAAATGGTCGAGCTGAATATCTACAACGGTATTCCACATCTGCTGGCGCCGGTAGTTACCGATCCACGCCGTGCCTCACTGGCTTTGAAAAAAATCGTAGTGGAAATGGAAAAACGGTACGATCTATTTTCCAAATCGGGCACGCGTAATATGGAAGGCTATAACAATCTGATGAAAGATAATCCGGATGCCATTCTTCCGTATATCGTTGTTATTGTCGATGAGCTTGCGGATTTGATGATGGTAGCGGCAGGCGATGTAGAAGATGCGATTGCCCGTCTGGCTCAGATGGCCCGAGCAGCAGGTATTCATCTGATCATCGCTACCCAGCGTCCTTCGGTAGATGTTATTACAGGGGTAATCAAGGCCAATATTCCGTCCCGGATTGCTTTTGGAGTTTCTTCACAGATTGACTCCCGGACGATTCTGGATATGGGCGGAGCGGAGAAACTGCTTGGTCGCGGAGATATGCTCTTTATGCCGGTAGGTTCTTCCAAGCCGGTACGTGTACAGGGAGCGTTCATGTCGGATCAGGAAGTCGAGACGATCGTGGAATACTGCCGCAGTCAGGGTGAAGCCCAGTATAATGATGATATCGTTCCGGAAATTGACGATACTGCTGCTGCAATGGATGAACAGAAGGATGAACTTTATGACCAGGCGATGCAGATTGTAATTGAGGCCAAGCAGGCTTCTGTATCGCTGCTGCAGCGCCGGATGCGTGTTGGTTATACTCGTGCGGCCCGTCTAATCGATTCGCTGGAAGCACATGGTGTAGTCGGCCCGTATGAAGGAAGCAAACCACGCGAAGTGCTGATTTCACCAGAACAGTACCATCAGATTAATACCGGAAGCTAA
- a CDS encoding stalk domain-containing protein: MKLNKKPVIIATVSALAISGSIFANSTYASQATQQLKAAYNNIKVMYNSKEVAIDPAYEPFMVNGTTYIPLRMMGDAFDKKVTWDNTNKIVGVTDNTPAIPQTTVDALNTQIQSLQTQLTTANSQITAKDASITDLNNQIATLKKENEKLNDEIDDKGGSSSTTMTRLEKDLNSEYGDYKGTGADIDLSGSSSKVKVTITVNENSWNDTSTSNRNKLLQGIADDIRDNRSYDRADITGSVINKNSKTLITFKTNSSGTVVLGSTVNITDLQKQLNDNFGTYQGIKLSIEISNDDDESVVFRVYVNKSDWNSLSSYQTRNLLNSIASDIDKAYGNLGFDIYGFVYDSSNRSSVIQRYE, from the coding sequence ATGAAACTTAACAAAAAGCCCGTTATTATTGCCACCGTGTCTGCTCTTGCTATTTCCGGAAGCATTTTTGCCAATAGCACTTATGCTTCGCAGGCTACACAACAGCTGAAGGCTGCCTATAACAATATCAAGGTTATGTACAACAGCAAGGAAGTAGCGATTGATCCAGCTTACGAACCATTTATGGTCAATGGAACTACATACATCCCGCTGCGGATGATGGGAGACGCCTTTGACAAAAAAGTAACCTGGGACAATACCAACAAAATTGTAGGCGTCACAGATAATACTCCGGCTATTCCTCAGACGACTGTAGATGCCCTGAATACACAAATTCAGAGCCTGCAAACCCAGCTGACGACTGCCAATTCCCAAATCACTGCCAAAGATGCATCCATTACCGATTTGAACAACCAGATCGCTACGCTCAAAAAAGAAAACGAAAAATTGAATGACGAAATCGATGATAAGGGTGGTTCCAGCAGCACAACGATGACCCGCCTGGAAAAAGACCTAAATAGCGAATATGGCGATTACAAAGGTACAGGCGCTGATATCGACCTGAGCGGTAGTTCCAGCAAAGTTAAAGTTACGATTACAGTGAATGAAAATTCCTGGAACGATACGTCCACTTCTAATCGCAATAAGCTTCTACAGGGTATTGCTGATGATATTAGAGACAACAGATCTTATGATAGAGCAGATATTACAGGAAGTGTAATAAACAAAAACTCCAAAACACTGATTACGTTCAAAACGAACAGCAGCGGTACAGTAGTACTCGGATCTACTGTCAATATCACCGATCTGCAAAAGCAGCTGAATGACAACTTTGGCACTTATCAAGGTATCAAGCTAAGCATTGAGATCTCCAATGACGATGACGAGTCCGTTGTTTTCCGTGTTTATGTAAATAAATCGGATTGGAACTCTCTTTCTTCCTATCAGACACGCAATCTACTGAATAGCATTGCCAGCGATATCGACAAAGCTTATGGTAATCTGGGTTTTGATATCTACGGCTTTGTATATGACAGCTCCAACCGCAGTTCTGTTATTCAAAGATACGAGTAA